One genomic window of Helicobacter canis includes the following:
- the dnaG gene encoding DNA primase, translating into MVTNIEALKSSSIVSVIERYIPLRKNGTNFIACCPFHSEKSPSFVVSDVKGMYKCFGCGKGGDVISFIKEYEKIDFNEALQRLSELTNIALEYDKAQKVGKSPSEVLEKINELAKAELQKHREIVEYLASRGITQEICERYDIGLVPSKEILLANFSAGELVESNFANEYEKGKISIPMRERISIAIRNPQHKVVAFVARTHPHYNFNKNAPKYINSKESYFYKKAQILYLYSNAKATIQAQKAAFVVEGYIDSILLHENGYKHALATGGTAFNIQHLNLLTRLDCEVIFCFDNDKSGMAANFRAVKVCFEAGFYRVKVALLKNKDSKGRLCKDINEALMAMDRHADKSARDDKPQPSLRGSEATEAIHKNAKADSSVKNGSPRGASTARDDREWESKAESTREKLDFNYLNGFEFFIKWLYKNKDKTSAFNEIKGAIAACKNFYDKQAFLECACKLTGVPQEYFTQDRLPTKQANDDYSSFIASILHSEECAYIASELDLSFLPKELEKSVRIFLASQKVDSSMDRHADKSARDDRETSNAPNLNTAQDSRIFDEKVGLCSGEQGDKTRASINAASHKLPALSQKAESIFKEFIQTQPLESEAFYQHYCDLYLAHLHREQTKARAKKDLHLVLALSEKIAQVKQDIHAQKAF; encoded by the coding sequence AAACTTCATAGCCTGCTGTCCCTTTCATAGTGAGAAGTCCCCTAGCTTTGTGGTAAGCGATGTAAAGGGGATGTATAAATGCTTTGGCTGCGGCAAGGGGGGCGATGTGATAAGCTTCATAAAAGAGTATGAGAAAATCGACTTTAATGAAGCCCTGCAACGCTTAAGCGAGCTTACAAATATCGCCCTAGAGTATGATAAGGCGCAAAAGGTAGGCAAGAGTCCTAGCGAAGTGCTGGAGAAAATCAACGAGCTAGCAAAAGCCGAGCTACAAAAGCATAGAGAGATTGTAGAGTATCTAGCCTCAAGGGGGATCACGCAAGAGATATGCGAGCGATATGATATAGGGCTAGTGCCAAGCAAGGAGATTTTACTAGCAAATTTTAGCGCGGGGGAGCTAGTAGAATCCAACTTTGCTAACGAGTATGAAAAGGGCAAAATATCAATCCCTATGCGTGAGAGAATCTCAATCGCAATCCGCAACCCGCAACATAAAGTAGTGGCGTTTGTCGCACGCACGCACCCCCACTACAACTTCAACAAAAACGCCCCAAAGTATATCAACTCCAAGGAAAGCTACTTTTACAAAAAAGCCCAGATACTCTACCTTTACAGCAATGCCAAAGCCACGATCCAAGCGCAAAAAGCCGCCTTTGTAGTCGAAGGCTATATCGATAGCATACTGCTGCACGAAAATGGCTATAAACACGCGCTAGCCACAGGGGGGACAGCTTTCAATATCCAGCATTTAAATCTACTTACTAGGCTTGATTGTGAAGTGATCTTTTGCTTTGATAATGACAAGAGCGGTATGGCGGCAAACTTTAGGGCGGTGAAAGTGTGCTTTGAAGCCGGATTTTATAGGGTGAAGGTAGCACTGCTGAAAAATAAGGATTCTAAGGGGAGATTGTGCAAGGATATAAATGAAGCGTTGATGGCTATGGATCGCCACGCCGACAAGTCGGCTCGCGATGACAAACCCCAGCCGTCATTGCGAGGGAGCGAAGCGACCGAAGCAATCCATAAAAACGCAAAAGCGGATTCTAGCGTGAAAAATGGATCGCCACGCGGTGCAAGCACCGCTCGCGATGACAGAGAGTGGGAGAGCAAAGCCGAATCCACCAGAGAAAAGCTAGATTTTAACTATTTAAACGGTTTTGAGTTTTTTATAAAATGGTTGTATAAAAATAAAGACAAAACAAGCGCGTTTAATGAAATAAAAGGCGCGATTGCAGCGTGTAAAAACTTCTACGATAAGCAGGCGTTTTTAGAATGCGCGTGCAAGCTCACAGGCGTGCCACAAGAGTATTTCACCCAAGATAGACTACCCACAAAGCAGGCTAACGATGATTATAGTAGTTTTATAGCGAGTATTTTGCATAGTGAGGAATGCGCGTATATAGCTAGCGAATTAGATTTGAGTTTTTTACCCAAAGAGCTAGAGAAAAGCGTGCGGATATTTTTAGCAAGTCAAAAAGTGGATTCTAGTATGGATCGCCACGCCGACAAGTCGGCTCGCGATGACAGAGAAACGAGCAACGCCCCAAATCTAAACACGGCGCAGGATTCTAGGATTTTTGATGAGAAAGTAGGGTTGTGCAGTGGCGAGCAAGGAGATAAGACTAGAGCGTCTATCAACGCCGCGAGCCACAAACTCCCTGCTTTATCGCAAAAAGCCGAATCCATTTTTAAAGAGTTTATACAAACACAACCGCTAGAAAGCGAAGCATTTTATCAGCATTATTGCGATCTATATCTAGCACATTTGCACCGCGAGCAGACCAAAGCTAGGGCAAAAAAGGATTTGCATTTAGTGCTAGCATTAAGCGAGAAAATCGCCCAAGTCAAGCAAGACATACACGCCCAAAAGGCGTTTTAA
- a CDS encoding DUF4043 family protein yields MSYQNPLNAINFAGWKEDPNVQLNIARVIEKASWSKSPFESFFGKGADRGVRFYAVKDSQPYRPRLKAPLTGTGVEGNADLDTNYDSLEIMSQTTYPKVIANAIKSEIEKYTALKQIDFIKEASDSLTDWMRLRRDKALVSALITDFTNCVVCDQTSNFKDTSSEPDVATATKKIQKGDVMNVQALRRAIFMARTGINYKGKECYPLKPIKSDLVSVQGISLEHNSYIILLDSYACNQLKNDPEWIEMQKAAGVRGDENRIFTGLIGLIDNCPVLDMGIWTPLQSGMPNSEVSDTDYMANINPQNHKKLTPPSYYANGQPVSIGALIGASALVMVGGDKVDFYIDEADSGRKTIVGVDRLLAVSKARFDSNESGSLSPFHDTDFACIGIFSSKE; encoded by the coding sequence ATGTCTTACCAAAATCCACTAAATGCCATAAACTTTGCCGGCTGGAAAGAAGACCCAAATGTCCAGCTAAATATCGCTAGAGTGATCGAAAAAGCCAGCTGGAGTAAAAGCCCGTTTGAAAGCTTTTTTGGTAAAGGAGCGGATCGCGGCGTGCGATTTTATGCCGTGAAAGACTCCCAGCCCTACCGCCCAAGGCTTAAAGCCCCTTTGACAGGCACAGGAGTAGAGGGCAACGCCGATCTAGATACCAACTACGACTCACTAGAGATTATGAGCCAAACGACTTATCCAAAAGTGATCGCCAATGCCATTAAAAGCGAGATTGAAAAATACACCGCTTTAAAGCAAATTGATTTCATCAAAGAAGCCAGCGATAGCTTGACAGACTGGATGCGCTTGCGCAGGGATAAGGCACTAGTATCCGCACTTATTACAGATTTTACCAATTGTGTCGTGTGCGATCAAACAAGCAACTTTAAAGATACTAGCAGCGAGCCAGATGTCGCCACTGCCACTAAAAAAATCCAAAAAGGCGATGTGATGAATGTCCAAGCCCTGCGCCGCGCGATCTTTATGGCTAGAACAGGTATAAACTACAAAGGCAAGGAATGCTATCCACTAAAGCCTATCAAAAGCGATCTAGTCTCCGTGCAAGGCATATCCCTAGAGCATAATAGCTATATCATTTTACTTGATAGCTATGCCTGCAACCAGCTCAAAAACGATCCTGAATGGATTGAAATGCAAAAAGCAGCAGGCGTGCGCGGCGATGAAAATAGGATCTTTACAGGGCTTATCGGGCTTATAGATAACTGCCCTGTGCTAGATATGGGTATATGGACACCGCTGCAAAGTGGTATGCCAAATAGCGAGGTAAGTGATACAGACTATATGGCAAATATCAACCCCCAAAACCACAAGAAGCTAACCCCTCCTAGCTACTATGCTAATGGTCAGCCTGTAAGTATCGGGGCGTTGATCGGGGCTTCTGCGCTTGTTATGGTCGGCGGCGATAAGGTGGATTTCTACATCGATGAAGCCGACTCTGGGAGAAAGACTATCGTAGGCGTGGATCGACTGCTTGCCGTTAGCAAGGCGCGATTTGATAGCAATGAGAGCGGAAGTTTAAGCCCATTCCACGATACGGATTTTGCGTGTATTGGGATTTTTAGCTCCAAAGAGTAA